Part of the Desulfovulcanus ferrireducens genome, TAACCTCCCTATGCACAGCACTTCCGCAATCTTCGCCAAGATGTGTTATCCAACCCGTTTGTAATGCATTTCAGAAAATGCACCCTTCAATTGTGCAGTAATTTTAGGATGTTAATCATGTCAGAAAGTTGAGTATCCCACCATTATGCTCTGTCCGCAAGCAGATTTTGAGAACAGGCTCAAGTCATTGTACCAGCATGAAAGAAACCAGGACTAGAATAAACCATGGAAATTAAGCTGATAAAAAAGTTCGGCCACAGACTCATAAGGGTATCTATTCAGACTCGATCCTCTTCACTAATCACGTCTGCGAAATGGTTCGGCATTGATTCCATAACGACGCATTATCTGTTGTAAGGCTTGACGCTCCAGACCACACATTCGCGCGGCCTGGGTGACATTGCCCTCTGTAGTACTCAAGAGCCTGCTAATATATGCATGGTGAAAGCGATTAAGCACATCTTCTTTGGCTTCTTTGTAAGGTAAATCAGGCAACGTATTGAAATCAAATGTTCCAGTGGTAGTTTTTTTAGACTTTAATCCTATATGTTCGGGACGAATTTCCTCTTCAGGTGAAAAAAGTATTCCCCGAATTACTACATTTTCCAATTCCCGGACATTACCTTCCCACTCATTTTCAAGAAATATTTCCATTAATTCCGGTGAAACACGTTTGCCCGGACGATCAAGCTCTCTACCGTGCTTTTTCAAAAAATGATCCACAAGCAGGGGAATATCTTCCCGGCGCTCCCTAAGCGGCGGAAGCACAATCGGGACTACATTTAATCGGTAATAAAGATCTTCACGAAACTTGCCCTGTTTTATATTCTCTTGCAGATTGCGGTTGGTTGAGGCGATCACACGAACATCCACATGCACAGTCTTGGTATCCCCAAGAGGCTTGATGGTTTTTTCCTGAAGCACCCGCAACAATTTAGTCTGAATACTGGCACTGATATCTCCGATTTCATCTAAAAAGATAGTGCCACGATGGGCTTCCTGGAACAAACCTATCCGATTATGTGTAGCATGGGTAAAAGCTCCCTTTTTATAGCCAAAGAGTTCACTTTCCAGAATATTTTCCGGAACAGTGGGGCAATTAACAGCAACAAAAGGATGATTGTGCCGTTTACTCAACGCGTGAATTGCCCGAGCTACCAGATCCTTGCCTGTTCCTGACTCACCGGTGATTAAAACAGTAACATCAGTAGAAGCAACCATCTGAATGAGTTCATACAGGCGCTGCATTTTGGAGCTGTTGCCTACAAGATTATGAAAAGGCTGACGCCCTCGAAGGTCTCTTTGAAGACGCAAATTTTCTCGAAGCAACTTACTGCGCTCCAAAGCCTTTTGCAAAGTAAAAGCAATAGCTTCCGTATCAAATGGCTTGGTAATAAAATCATATGCACCACTTTTTATTGCTTCCACAGCAAGTTCTATACATCCATGCGCAGTCATCATGACTACAGTCATCCAGGGATGGTCTTCAAGAATCAGCGCCAAAAGGTCCAAACCATCCATGTTCGGCATTTTCATATCAATTAGAGCAACATCAATTACTACCTCTTTTAAAAGCTTCAAGGCTTCCGGACCAGAG contains:
- a CDS encoding sigma-54-dependent transcriptional regulator, with the protein product MTSQETILIVDDEPDLLRLLKRSLHEDLGCQVETAISGPEALKLLKEVVIDVALIDMKMPNMDGLDLLALILEDHPWMTVVMMTAHGCIELAVEAIKSGAYDFITKPFDTEAIAFTLQKALERSKLLRENLRLQRDLRGRQPFHNLVGNSSKMQRLYELIQMVASTDVTVLITGESGTGKDLVARAIHALSKRHNHPFVAVNCPTVPENILESELFGYKKGAFTHATHNRIGLFQEAHRGTIFLDEIGDISASIQTKLLRVLQEKTIKPLGDTKTVHVDVRVIASTNRNLQENIKQGKFREDLYYRLNVVPIVLPPLRERREDIPLLVDHFLKKHGRELDRPGKRVSPELMEIFLENEWEGNVRELENVVIRGILFSPEEEIRPEHIGLKSKKTTTGTFDFNTLPDLPYKEAKEDVLNRFHHAYISRLLSTTEGNVTQAARMCGLERQALQQIMRRYGINAEPFRRRD